One window of the Candidatus Kinetoplastibacterium desouzaii TCC079E genome contains the following:
- a CDS encoding HU family DNA-binding protein, whose protein sequence is MNKTELIEHIASNADISKAAANRAIDALVNAITETMKKGESVTLVGFGSFMVSTRAARNGRNPRTGEVIKIKKTRVPKFRPGKNLKEAVN, encoded by the coding sequence ATGAATAAAACTGAACTTATTGAGCATATTGCTAGCAATGCTGATATTTCCAAAGCAGCAGCAAATCGTGCTATTGATGCCTTAGTAAATGCAATAACAGAAACTATGAAAAAAGGTGAATCTGTGACATTAGTAGGATTTGGATCATTTATGGTATCTACTAGAGCAGCTCGTAATGGAAGAAATCCTCGTACTGGAGAGGTTATAAAAATCAAAAAAACTAGAGTTCCTAAGTTTAGACCAGGGAAAAATTTAAAAGAAGCAGTTAATTAA
- the argF gene encoding ornithine carbamoyltransferase, which produces MVNSSKNKKIRHFLEIKDFNKDEILYIFERSKFIKEKFKKYEAHMPLHDRTLAMIFEKASTRTRVSFEAGIYQMGGYAINLTSNDSQLGRSEPIEDTARVISRMVDIVMIRTFEQERVRKFAEYSRVPVINGLTNEFHPCQILADIFTFIEHRGSIENKKVAWIGDANNMSYTWLQAAEILGFTLHISAPNGYKLDEKLIKNSSSDILKQFDDPNEACKNVDLVTTDVWTSMGYEAENSKRKAAFENWCVDAKMMSSANDDALFMHCLPAHRGEEVTNEVIEGPKSVVWDEAENRLHVQKALMEFLLLGKL; this is translated from the coding sequence ATGGTTAACTCTTCTAAAAATAAAAAAATACGTCATTTCCTAGAGATTAAAGATTTTAATAAAGATGAAATTCTTTATATTTTTGAACGATCTAAATTTATTAAAGAAAAGTTTAAGAAATATGAAGCTCATATGCCTTTACATGATCGTACTCTAGCTATGATTTTTGAAAAAGCAAGTACTAGAACTAGGGTGTCTTTTGAAGCAGGGATATATCAAATGGGGGGATATGCAATTAACTTAACCTCTAATGATTCTCAATTAGGAAGATCTGAGCCAATAGAAGATACAGCGAGGGTTATATCAAGAATGGTTGATATAGTCATGATAAGAACTTTTGAACAAGAAAGAGTCAGAAAATTTGCAGAGTATTCAAGAGTTCCTGTTATTAATGGATTAACCAATGAATTCCATCCATGTCAGATATTAGCAGATATTTTTACTTTTATAGAACATAGAGGATCTATAGAAAATAAAAAAGTTGCTTGGATAGGTGATGCTAATAACATGTCTTATACTTGGTTACAAGCTGCAGAAATTTTAGGGTTTACTCTACATATTTCAGCTCCAAATGGTTACAAATTGGATGAAAAACTTATAAAGAATTCTTCTTCAGATATATTAAAACAATTTGATGATCCTAATGAAGCGTGTAAGAATGTTGATCTTGTAACAACAGATGTATGGACTAGCATGGGTTATGAGGCTGAGAATTCTAAAAGGAAAGCAGCTTTTGAAAACTGGTGTGTTGATGCAAAAATGATGTCATCTGCAAATGACGATGCTTTATTTATGCATTGTTTACCAGCTCATCGTGGGGAAGAAGTTACAAATGAAGTAATAGAAGGACCCAAAAGTGTAGTATGGGATGAGGCTGAGAATAGATTGCACGTTCAGAAGGCTTTAATGGAATTTTTATTATTAGGCAAACTGTAA
- the rdgB gene encoding RdgB/HAM1 family non-canonical purine NTP pyrophosphatase — protein sequence MKNYSYKQIKEIVIASTNRNKLKEFSELFKELNIVLYLQSEFGINYNEENNNTFFENALNKARHVSRLTGLPALAEDSGLCVESLQNKPGIFSARYASNNRSSNDIDNNKLLIKNLEGIKNRNAYYISNIVLIRNPNDYVPIMTYGICKGTIVDEPFGTNGFGYDPHFFLPSIGKTMASISINEKNNISHRSIASKKLIQELNLINN from the coding sequence ATGAAAAATTACTCTTATAAACAAATAAAAGAAATAGTTATAGCCTCTACTAATAGAAACAAATTAAAAGAGTTCTCTGAATTATTTAAAGAATTAAATATAGTATTATATCTTCAGAGTGAGTTTGGTATAAATTATAATGAAGAAAATAATAATACATTTTTTGAAAATGCTCTAAATAAAGCTCGTCACGTTAGTAGATTAACAGGTTTACCAGCTTTAGCAGAAGATTCTGGATTATGTGTTGAATCACTACAGAATAAACCTGGTATTTTTTCAGCTAGATATGCATCTAATAATAGATCAAGTAATGATATAGATAATAATAAATTATTAATAAAAAATTTAGAAGGTATTAAAAATAGAAATGCTTATTATATAAGTAATATTGTTTTAATAAGAAATCCCAATGATTATGTTCCTATAATGACTTATGGAATTTGCAAAGGGACTATTGTAGATGAGCCATTCGGAACCAATGGATTTGGGTATGATCCTCATTTTTTCTTACCTTCAATAGGTAAAACTATGGCATCTATTTCTATAAATGAGAAAAATAATATTAGTCATAGATCTATAGCAAGCAAGAAATTGATTCAAGAGTTGAACTTAATAAATAATTAG